The proteins below come from a single Alligator mississippiensis isolate rAllMis1 chromosome 2, rAllMis1, whole genome shotgun sequence genomic window:
- the UEVLD gene encoding ubiquitin-conjugating enzyme E2 variant 3 isoform X1 — translation MEFSEETLRKQLGKYKFRDLTIEELKNVNKIYPNFLFSMDTYTFKDGSQKDLLNFSGTVPITYHGRSYNIPVRLWILDSHPFAPPICFLKPTVNMGISVGKHVDAHGRIYLPYLQNWSHPKSTVIGLIKEMTAKFDEELPLYSLSSSDAARQLELLSFIAKFSEGETDMKSKSQVEKEKKNETCNKVTVIGAGDLGIACILAIAAKGAADQVVLLDPSEGAAKGGIMDLDIFDLPNVEISKDFSASADSKVVVFTVNYLGNAQSYLDVIQSNVDLFRGIVPAIAHHNQNSVLLVASHPVEIMTYVSWKLSAFPKSRVIGIGCNLDTERFQYVIANLLKAQTLGKEAWIIGEQGEGKVPAWTGSNSATCQTAAKSHHNSREQLANRAMEVLKGKGQRSWSVALSIADLIESILKDKRKVHSVSTLAKGCCSINSEVFLSMPCILGTNGVIETIKPEKEELVAAKLQNSASSIHDLQQQLKL, via the exons ATGGAGTTCTCTGAAGAGACGCTCAGGAAGCAGTTGGGCAAG TATAAATTCAGAGACCTGACCATAGAAGAACTGAAGAATGTAAATAAGATCTACCCAaactttctgttttccatggacACTTATA CTTTCAAAGATGGATCCCAAAAAGACCTCCTGAATTTTAGTGGCACTGTTCCAATAACTTACCATG GTCGTTCCTATAACATACCAGTTCGTCTATGGATCTTGGATTCTCACCCTTTTGCACCACCCATTTGTTTCTTAAAGCCAACTGTAAACATGGGAATTTCTGTGGGAAAACATGTTGATGCACATGGCAGGATATATTTGCCCTACTTACAAAACTGGAGCCac CCAAAATCAACTGTCATTGGGTTAATCAAGGAAATGACTGCCAAATTTGATGAAGAGCTCCCTCTGTATTCACTGTCATCATctgatgcagccaggcagctggaactGTTGTCTTTTATTGCCAAGTTCAGTGAAG gTGAAACTGATATGAAATCAAAGAGTCAAgtggagaaagagaagaaaaatgaaacttGTAACAAAGTTACAGTTATTGGAGCAGGAGATCTTGGTATCGCTTGCATACTAGCAATTGCAGCAAAA GGTGCTGCAGACCAGGTGGTTCTTTTAGATCCCTCTGAAGGTGCAGCAAAAGGAGGAATCATGGACCTGGATATCTTCGATCTACCAAATGTAGAGATTAGCAAAG ATTTTTCTGCTTCTGCTGATTCCAAAGTGGTGGTGTTTACCGTTAATTATCTGGGTAATGCTCAGTCATATCTTGATGTCATACAAAGCAATGTGGATCTGTTCAGAGGAATTGTCCCTGCCATAGCACACCATAATCAAAATAGTGTGCTGCTTGTTGCATCTCATCCAG TGGAAATAATGACCTATGTATCATGGAAGCTGAGTGCATTTCCCAAAAGTAGAGTTATTGGAATAGGCTGCAACCTGGACACTGAGAGGTTCCAGTATGTCATCGCAAACCTGTTGAAAGCTCAGACTTTAGGAAAAGAGGCTTGGATTATTGGTGAACAAGGGGAAGGCAAAG TGCCTGCATGGACTGGTTCTAATTCAGCAACGTGTCAAACTGCAGCAAAATCACATCATAATTCAAGGGAACAGTTAGCAAACAG AGCCATGGAAGTTCTTAAGGGAAAAGGTCAAAGGTCTTGGTCTGTTGCATTATCAATAGCTGACCTGATTGAAAGTATATTGAAAGATAAAAGAAAAGTTCATTCCGTATCCACTCTGGCAAAG GGGTGCTGCAGTATAAACAGTGAAGTATTTTTAAGTATGCCTTGTATTCTTGGAACCAATGGTGTGATTGAAACGATCAAGCCAGAGAAAGAGGAGCTGGTGGCAGCGAAACTACAAAACAGTGCCTCATCGATTCATGACCTTCAGCAGCAATTGAAACTTTAA
- the UEVLD gene encoding ubiquitin-conjugating enzyme E2 variant 3 isoform X2, with translation MDTYTFKDGSQKDLLNFSGTVPITYHGRSYNIPVRLWILDSHPFAPPICFLKPTVNMGISVGKHVDAHGRIYLPYLQNWSHPKSTVIGLIKEMTAKFDEELPLYSLSSSDAARQLELLSFIAKFSEGETDMKSKSQVEKEKKNETCNKVTVIGAGDLGIACILAIAAKGAADQVVLLDPSEGAAKGGIMDLDIFDLPNVEISKDFSASADSKVVVFTVNYLGNAQSYLDVIQSNVDLFRGIVPAIAHHNQNSVLLVASHPVEIMTYVSWKLSAFPKSRVIGIGCNLDTERFQYVIANLLKAQTLGKEAWIIGEQGEGKVPAWTGSNSATCQTAAKSHHNSREQLANRAMEVLKGKGQRSWSVALSIADLIESILKDKRKVHSVSTLAKGCCSINSEVFLSMPCILGTNGVIETIKPEKEELVAAKLQNSASSIHDLQQQLKL, from the exons atggacACTTATA CTTTCAAAGATGGATCCCAAAAAGACCTCCTGAATTTTAGTGGCACTGTTCCAATAACTTACCATG GTCGTTCCTATAACATACCAGTTCGTCTATGGATCTTGGATTCTCACCCTTTTGCACCACCCATTTGTTTCTTAAAGCCAACTGTAAACATGGGAATTTCTGTGGGAAAACATGTTGATGCACATGGCAGGATATATTTGCCCTACTTACAAAACTGGAGCCac CCAAAATCAACTGTCATTGGGTTAATCAAGGAAATGACTGCCAAATTTGATGAAGAGCTCCCTCTGTATTCACTGTCATCATctgatgcagccaggcagctggaactGTTGTCTTTTATTGCCAAGTTCAGTGAAG gTGAAACTGATATGAAATCAAAGAGTCAAgtggagaaagagaagaaaaatgaaacttGTAACAAAGTTACAGTTATTGGAGCAGGAGATCTTGGTATCGCTTGCATACTAGCAATTGCAGCAAAA GGTGCTGCAGACCAGGTGGTTCTTTTAGATCCCTCTGAAGGTGCAGCAAAAGGAGGAATCATGGACCTGGATATCTTCGATCTACCAAATGTAGAGATTAGCAAAG ATTTTTCTGCTTCTGCTGATTCCAAAGTGGTGGTGTTTACCGTTAATTATCTGGGTAATGCTCAGTCATATCTTGATGTCATACAAAGCAATGTGGATCTGTTCAGAGGAATTGTCCCTGCCATAGCACACCATAATCAAAATAGTGTGCTGCTTGTTGCATCTCATCCAG TGGAAATAATGACCTATGTATCATGGAAGCTGAGTGCATTTCCCAAAAGTAGAGTTATTGGAATAGGCTGCAACCTGGACACTGAGAGGTTCCAGTATGTCATCGCAAACCTGTTGAAAGCTCAGACTTTAGGAAAAGAGGCTTGGATTATTGGTGAACAAGGGGAAGGCAAAG TGCCTGCATGGACTGGTTCTAATTCAGCAACGTGTCAAACTGCAGCAAAATCACATCATAATTCAAGGGAACAGTTAGCAAACAG AGCCATGGAAGTTCTTAAGGGAAAAGGTCAAAGGTCTTGGTCTGTTGCATTATCAATAGCTGACCTGATTGAAAGTATATTGAAAGATAAAAGAAAAGTTCATTCCGTATCCACTCTGGCAAAG GGGTGCTGCAGTATAAACAGTGAAGTATTTTTAAGTATGCCTTGTATTCTTGGAACCAATGGTGTGATTGAAACGATCAAGCCAGAGAAAGAGGAGCTGGTGGCAGCGAAACTACAAAACAGTGCCTCATCGATTCATGACCTTCAGCAGCAATTGAAACTTTAA
- the UEVLD gene encoding ubiquitin-conjugating enzyme E2 variant 3 isoform X3 has translation MDTYTFKDGSQKDLLNFSGTVPITYHGRSYNIPVRLWILDSHPFAPPICFLKPTVNMGISVGKHVDAHGRIYLPYLQNWSHPKSTVIGLIKEMTAKFDEELPLYSLSSSDAARQLELLSFIAKFSEGETDMKSKSQVEKEKKNETCNKVTVIGAGDLGIACILAIAAKGAADQVVLLDPSEGAAKGGIMDLDIFDLPNVEISKDFSASADSKVVVFTVNYLGNAQSYLDVIQSNVDLFRGIVPAIAHHNQNSVLLVASHPVPAWTGSNSATCQTAAKSHHNSREQLANRAMEVLKGKGQRSWSVALSIADLIESILKDKRKVHSVSTLAKGCCSINSEVFLSMPCILGTNGVIETIKPEKEELVAAKLQNSASSIHDLQQQLKL, from the exons atggacACTTATA CTTTCAAAGATGGATCCCAAAAAGACCTCCTGAATTTTAGTGGCACTGTTCCAATAACTTACCATG GTCGTTCCTATAACATACCAGTTCGTCTATGGATCTTGGATTCTCACCCTTTTGCACCACCCATTTGTTTCTTAAAGCCAACTGTAAACATGGGAATTTCTGTGGGAAAACATGTTGATGCACATGGCAGGATATATTTGCCCTACTTACAAAACTGGAGCCac CCAAAATCAACTGTCATTGGGTTAATCAAGGAAATGACTGCCAAATTTGATGAAGAGCTCCCTCTGTATTCACTGTCATCATctgatgcagccaggcagctggaactGTTGTCTTTTATTGCCAAGTTCAGTGAAG gTGAAACTGATATGAAATCAAAGAGTCAAgtggagaaagagaagaaaaatgaaacttGTAACAAAGTTACAGTTATTGGAGCAGGAGATCTTGGTATCGCTTGCATACTAGCAATTGCAGCAAAA GGTGCTGCAGACCAGGTGGTTCTTTTAGATCCCTCTGAAGGTGCAGCAAAAGGAGGAATCATGGACCTGGATATCTTCGATCTACCAAATGTAGAGATTAGCAAAG ATTTTTCTGCTTCTGCTGATTCCAAAGTGGTGGTGTTTACCGTTAATTATCTGGGTAATGCTCAGTCATATCTTGATGTCATACAAAGCAATGTGGATCTGTTCAGAGGAATTGTCCCTGCCATAGCACACCATAATCAAAATAGTGTGCTGCTTGTTGCATCTCATCCAG TGCCTGCATGGACTGGTTCTAATTCAGCAACGTGTCAAACTGCAGCAAAATCACATCATAATTCAAGGGAACAGTTAGCAAACAG AGCCATGGAAGTTCTTAAGGGAAAAGGTCAAAGGTCTTGGTCTGTTGCATTATCAATAGCTGACCTGATTGAAAGTATATTGAAAGATAAAAGAAAAGTTCATTCCGTATCCACTCTGGCAAAG GGGTGCTGCAGTATAAACAGTGAAGTATTTTTAAGTATGCCTTGTATTCTTGGAACCAATGGTGTGATTGAAACGATCAAGCCAGAGAAAGAGGAGCTGGTGGCAGCGAAACTACAAAACAGTGCCTCATCGATTCATGACCTTCAGCAGCAATTGAAACTTTAA